From Oceanivirga salmonicida, a single genomic window includes:
- a CDS encoding Sir2 family NAD-dependent protein deacetylase, with protein sequence MEDKIEKLQKMYNESNNIVFFGGAGVSTESGIPDFRSVDGLYNQKYDYPPETILSHSFFVKHPNEFYKFYKEKLIVHGVLPNLAHTSLVKMEEKGKLKVVITQ encoded by the coding sequence ATGGAAGATAAAATTGAAAAATTACAAAAAATGTATAATGAGAGTAATAATATAGTCTTTTTTGGTGGTGCAGGAGTTTCAACAGAAAGTGGAATACCAGATTTTAGAAGTGTAGATGGATTATATAATCAAAAATATGATTATCCGCCAGAAACTATACTATCTCATAGTTTTTTTGTGAAACACCCTAATGAGTTTTATAAGTTCTATAAAGAAAAATTAATAGTACATGGAGTTTTACCAAATCTTGCTCATACAAGTTTAGTTAAAATGGAGGAAAAAGGAAAATTGAAAGTTGTAATTACTCAAAA
- a CDS encoding ATP-binding protein has protein sequence MSGNIKIEFYDDRVSIFSSGSLPNVLTLENIKNGSTDRRNLITVEALDKADYIENYATRIRRILDDYKNFDKQLDFNISKNIIIITLYNMNYINDTKNDTKNLSKREKKY, from the coding sequence ATGAGTGGAAATATAAAGATAGAATTTTATGATGATAGGGTATCTATATTTTCATCAGGATCACTTCCTAATGTATTAACATTAGAAAATATAAAAAATGGTTCTACAGATAGAAGAAATTTAATAACTGTAGAAGCATTAGATAAAGCTGATTATATAGAAAATTACGCAACTAGAATTAGAAGAATATTAGATGACTATAAAAATTTTGATAAACAACTAGATTTTAATATATCAAAGAATATAATAATAATCACATTATATAATATGAATTATATCAACGATACAAAGAATGATACAAAGAATTTGTCAAAAAGAGAAAAAAAATATTAA